The following nucleotide sequence is from Salvia splendens isolate huo1 chromosome 2, SspV2, whole genome shotgun sequence.
ttgaggaagtatgtgtatgaccccacacacatcgttcaccaagaagaaatgatggtcctaaatcccgatctaagctatgaggagaagcccgaggccattgtgGATCGgagagtgcaagaattgaggaataagtcaatcgcttcggtgaaagtacggtggaggaatcatggaatcgaagaagcaacatgggaatcagaagataagatgagagagaagtttccagagctgtttgagtgatctaacaaatttcgggacgaaatttttgttaaggtgggaggaatgtaatacccgaaaatttgtggaattttattcttttaattaaggatgaaattcttttctatgtttttgtgtttaaaatttggtgtggaaaatattttgtgtttatttgattgttgtggatgtggtattttctacctaggcaaactaaatgtaattaaataattaattaagccatgtttttaaaaatcctaattaaaattaaatctctctctctctctctctctctctctctcgatttcTCACCCcctccccactaatttctcaacctcccccactccctcttaaccgatacatctttccctttccaatctctccccacatcgttttctctcctttctctcttgcaattgctctcaacaccggtaagctccctctctccttctccctctcggttctcatctttttcattcactccctctcatcatcgtcttgaattcctcaaggtgataccctccttcgtcgtgaatcggagtcggaaaaggaagtaaagcttttgcgtttcgtttgaaccatccggggaaggtaacccctaacccttgtttaattcgaaaactcatgcatataggacgtttttggaTGGGTTAGATGTTGAGTaggatttgtggctatgtgcttgtgttgaacatgttttcggtgataactgacagtgggttccgacccctttttgactgagcaaacgacctccttttggtacgattttttaactgtataaactttggtgtgtcttctgtgtggtgtgtaattttcagcctctttggatgtcgtatgaatttattatgatttttgcaagtaaactgcgcagttctgcgtgttgtatgttttgggagatgttttcatgtgcttttggcgtgattctgagtgatatgtttttgtgatgaatgtgggtgtgtttggccaagagatggctcgggaaaatctgTGTTTGGCTCAAGGGTTTTGTGTGGGTTGGCCGAGAGATCTAGGGTCCGGCCTAGGGCAGGCTGGTGGGaagttttgaagggatgatcccaggtgtttgggtgtgttttgggacgtagAATGCGTGGGGGgaatgtcgtatagggtttgagaatcggaagttgaaggaaagtgagtgtacacggaaccagcggccgaggtgccgaacagatggccgaggtgccgaacagacggccgaggtgccgagcataagatgccgaggtgccgagcaggcggccgagacggtcggtcgaggtgccgagccggacggccgagatggtcggccgaggtgccgaacaggcggccgagacggtcggccgaggtgccgagccggacggccgagatggtcggccgaggtgccgagctgtgccgagacaggtgccgagctgtgccgagatagGTGCCGAGCtatgccgagacaagtgccgagctgtgccgagacaggtgccgagctgtgccgagacaggcggccgaggtgccgagccaggcggccgagacggtcggccgaggtgccgagccaggcggccgagacaccgagccaggccgagacgccgatcctttttccgagctttttccgaaccttttccgagccaagtgagccgttgcacagtaagggtatgccaggacttggagtgctgtgttcgggtgtcgtgtgcgcgttttgggtacgccgtttgcgtgcggggtgtgtttcgaacgtgtgactttgtgtgtttgttttgtaatatgttgttaagtgtatgtacgtgtaacgtgctagatgttgaagtcgtccacgtaggaatcatgcattgtcgtttaaacctcgtttaccctgactctaatcatgatattatttatctttcaaaagggtgatctttttcgaggaaagtgtggttgaagggaactgttttaaaagctaagcaatcgaggtgggcttttctaccctacttttatgtgggttatctttaaatacggacttcgttccggaaatgtttatggaggtgaactgtttgtcttgccaattatttcgttttgaaacctatctgaagtggtttaccacatatgtttaatcgaattcgggtctgttgggctgcgaaccctcaggctagtgtacacgagactgggtgccatctgagagcaagttggccggtctagatgacctggggtgtggccacgccccttgtcatggtttggatcagatagtgtatgattgagggaataagggtggcaatatcggaaaatgactgcgcagtcgaatttatgaaatgtattttgtgtacttgggttattttcattatactcaaaaccccaatgttacactgttatggcatgacaaactatgtttttggcgtgtgtccactgagtgcaataagtactcagccctgcatgttgttttcttaatgtgcaggttgagcggcgatggggaggacggatgttgagcagttaaagccaaagtgtgtttttatctttcggatggtgtcgtgtcgtcatacccggcatcatctgtcttttgggtcttttccgctgcttgtaaaccgtcacgatgttttcatttaaaactctgaatactttaactcaagaatgtcgtcacagtactttgttttgaattgaatttccttttattaaatgttttgggtcaaatattcttgttaccccccctttcttccccgcttctttatccccccctagtcgcggtccaccgtacttcctatccttaggaaatgcgggcgtgacactatggctgggctattgctgggctatttgcttgttttgatgatgtggcaggaggatttttagtgctgatgatgtggctaggctatggctgggctattcctattgtagATGACCTTTATTGGCTAGAAATAACCCCAATTCTCACTatttctaagagcatctccagtggttctggacatgcaatagccctcccatagccttgccactgccacatcatcagcactaaaatccttctgccacatcatctggacatgcaactggacaagcaactggacatgcaatagctctcccatagcctatccacatcactaataacaattatataatttaatttacaatcgtagcaacatacggaatttaatttacgagacaaatacaggaaaattgaataatactattaaaatttaaaaaaatacaataatttttaaaaaagtacattaattttaaaaaaagtacaaaaattaaaaagtacaataaaaaaaatgaagagcgctaacgtcttcaccatttgagcgcgcgtttgttgacgcgcgaagaatttgagctcctcggtggacctgccgaggggggatgccgactggacctcctgggaactcggggtgcccccctcgcatcccgttgcgcccgcctttggccaaccgggcgagatcggcgaccgaacgaacgaggggtcgggacctcctgggccgtctcggggaggtcatgggaaccaccgctgctgccgctataatcaccggtgtagttcagtttctgcttcttcggccggccaacgtcgacacctgcccggaaaattaaaaaatttaaaaataattaaaaatctgacgccggtctgacgccgatctggggcctacaatggcaccgtgagaatcggcgtcagcccaagaatcggcgtgggcacgccgatttcgccgacgccgctcgcaatggttcggcgtcagcaccggcgtccgcgaaaaaatcggcgtgccggtgacgccgccgccattggagatgctctgagaACCTGACAGAAGATATTTGCCTATAATAGACGGAGGGCATTTTCGTAAAATGTCCAAAAAATCGTCAAAATTAATTTCCATTGGCGCATTCTAACTGTAGCCATTTAACTCTACCGTAGAAAAgcaaatccaaaaaataaaaccaaaaatgaattaaatgaaaaataaattgatatcCGAATCGATCGATTTCGGATTCTAGATCCGCCAAAACAACCCGTTAGAAATCACAGCTCTCCGTCCAAATTTTGAAACGACGCCGTATACTGCTTCCCCCTCCCCTTCCCGCCATGGTCGCACAGGTGGCGGAGCCCCAGCCATCTGCGCCCCAGCAATTTCAGGCCGACGTCGACCCGCCGCCCGAACCGCCGCTCGCCAGCGCTAAAACGCTAATCTGCGCCCTCAATTTCATCTCCCGCAATCTGCCCCTGCCCCAGCACGTATACGACGCCGTTTCCTCCATCTGCGAAGCCGAAGCTGCTCCTCAATCGCCTGCTGATGGAGCTGATCGTGACGTTGGCGCTGATACCAGCAACGGGTCGACTTCGCCGCTGCCAAAGGTTAGTTTCTGGTGCCTGAATTGGGTTAATTTTGGTGTTGTCGGTGATAATTGAGCTGTTGGGTATTGTATTTCTTGTTGAATTTTACTGCAATGTTGGTTTTGCTTTTTAACAGACAATTCGATGTTTTAGTTTGATATCGGCTCTTCTTGTGTTTTGTCTTTTTTGACTTTTCCGAAATTTGGTATCTTGTGATTTGTTGATGAGGCGTAATTGGGCTACACACTTAAGAATTTTGAACTTCATTGATTATGGCATTGTATTGTTCAAGAATTTGGAACTTCGTGTTTTATGAAAAAGTTTACAACTTAACAAGATTAAGGTTTTAGGTTATTGAGTCCCTCCTTTCCCCTCCCAAACGTAAACTCGAAGAATTTCATAACACCTGGACCTGGGCTACTGTTGCAAGGATTCCTTCATAATTAAGCATATTTGCATCGAAATTGATTTACTTTATCTGCAGCCATTTTCCTGTAAACTGATCTTTTGTTCAACTTGGTATCGTTACCTATCTATCTTAGTTCACCCTTTCTACATATGCATGTGTAGTGCGAAGTTGTACGCATTTGTTTCGGACTTGTTCCTAGTTTGTTCATTAGAGAACAGTGTTCTTGACATCTTTTCTAAGTAAGGATCTTTTCATTATATTATCTGTCATTACTGTGATAATTATATTTACTTTCTGGAACCTTCTAAGATAGTATTGTATTTTAGTTAGCGTTGCCTCTTTTCCTTTACTGCCTGCATTTATTGGTAAAAGTTTGTTCCTTTAGCTTTCTTAGGGCATGTTTTGACCTCTATGTACTCACTCCTATATCAAGCTGATGCAGCAAATCATTCCTCCTTTTTCTCTGGCTCAAAGTCAGctgtttttatttcctttctgggtaTTGCACGTGTACACACACATATATCCAATGTCGAATACCGACTTTTAAGTATAAGGCCACACTAACTCAAGAAAAGCTCTATGACAAGTCAAATTAGACCCACAAAGTTTGGCATAAGGCTATAAGACAAAAAAATTTATACATCAACCTCTTCTCTGGGTAAATTAATGTCCATTGATGGGATTCTATACCGATGGGGTATAACTTTGTTGTGATTAGTTTATACTTTTGTTAAGCTGGCTATACCTTGCTGGGATATCCTTCTTACAAGCTTAGTTTTTAAACTTTTAgcttatatatttatttgattagtTATGTGGTCAATCTTGTTATAATGTTGCAGGAAAAATTGGGCCTTTCAACTTACAATGAGTTAATGTTGGATTTTGAGGATGCGGTGTCAAACCAGAGATCAGCTTGTTTGCCTAGTTCCAAATTGTCAGACTTAAAGGAGACCAGGTTTCAGAGCCAAGTAAAGCATCGGTTAGCCGAACTTGAAGGTAACTATCttcaagaaaaaataatattccattcacATGTCACTTGCTTTTCCGAATTGTTTATAGTCATGTGATTGCTTGCATTCATCTTCTATCGTCTTATTGCCATGGGAATTGTAGATGATTCCTGGATGCTTACCTTGTAAAAACACTGCCATGGTGGATCTTAGTTTGGCTATCTTTAGCTGCttctttgtttctttttttttcttgctttCTGCAGATATCTTATTTACATGGTTGGTTCACAACTTCACATATATATGCGAAGTGCTAAAAGGCTGCTTATTCTTTATTCATCATGTTTTAATTTCTTGCAAATGTCATGTAATATGCTTATTTCTCCTATAAAAAACAGAATTACCTACTAGTAGGGGTGAGGACCTGCAGTCCAGATGCTTGCTTGAACTCTATGGACTTAAGGTACAATTCACTTATTTGACAATTGAGGTATTTTGTGAATCTAGGTAAGAAAAGCTTTGATGTTTTGACAAGTGTGAAGGTGGTATTAATCATTGTCCTCACATGTATGGACCAAAGTAAAGTTCATTTTTCTCTGCGAAAGTATCTTCTGGTGCTAGCAATAAACTCTTCCTATTGACTGTGTTTAGTTCTCAAAAGTGACTATAAACTCGAAACATCTCTATGGTTGTATTCCTGTTGAATTTCCTTTACGGATGTAACTAAAAGGAGGGTATGGGATTAGATTTATCAAATTTTACTTCCATACCCAAGTATATCAAAATACCCCTTCCACATTTGTAGCACTATTTTTGGTTCTCTGTGCCTAATGTCAGAATATTATGGTCTAATAATTGCACGGTGATAAATTTCTTGCTGCCATCAGTTAGCTGAGCTCCAGAGCAAAGTCCGTTCTGAAGTGAGTTCTGAATATTGGCTTCGACTGCATTGTGCAAATCCTGACAAGCAGCTTTTCGATTCGGGAATGATGAGATTGCGCCGTCCTTTATTTGGCATCGGGGATGCTTTTTCTATGGAAACAGATGACCCATTGAAGAAGAAACGAGAGGCTGAGGTGAGGGTTGTGCCTTTTGATTTTCCACAGTTTTTGGGTACTGAATATGGTCCATGCCTTTAAAGCTCATATACATTGAATATAGAAAAGGAATTCGGATGGATTATGCTATTTTATTGGTTGTCCCGCTGCAGAGGTTTTCAAGATTTGAGGAGGAAGAGAAGAATCGGATAGAGACTAGGAAAAGAAAATTCTTTGCTGATTTACTTAATGCTGCACGTGAATTGCAATTGCAAGTACAGGCTGCCCAGAAACGGCGAAAACAGAGAAACGACGGTGTTCAGGTACAAATTTGTTATATATGACTTTTCTAAAGCAGCTATGGCATGGAGCAATTAAGTATATAACTATGTATATGGGTGCTCATATCTCGAAATGACTGAAAACATTTGAAGCTAATACGCTAATGTCATACTTTATTCGGTTATCTTCCCTGTTTTGATGACTATATATTGCTTTTTAGTTTTGAACAGAAAGGCTAAGTTATAAGGTTTGAGTTTTGAACTTTTGGGAACAATGTTAGACTTCAAATCCGCCTCATTCTGATTATTTTGTATCGGGAAACTGCAATATATCACTTGCATTTTAATTATGCCATGCTATATGTTGTTAAGAATTTAATCTTTGTTAACAATTCCATTTTGATGCCTAATTGACAATGAAAGTTCTCTACAACTCTCAGGCTTGGCATGGAAGGCTGAGGCAACGAGCTACACGAGCTGAAAAGTTGAGGTTCCAAGCTTTGAAAGCTGATGATCAAGAAGCTTATATGAAAATGGTTGAGGAGAGCAAGAATGAGAGATTGACGATGCTCCTTGGAAAAACTAATGATCTTTTAGTTCGTTTGGGTGCTGCTGTTCAACGTGAAAAAAATGCTACCTATGATAGCATCGAACCCTTGGAAGGTTCAGATGCTGATTTGCCTGAGTTATCTGCTTCAAGGACTGATACACCAGCACAATCAATTCCTGAGGAAGATGAAGAGATTGATGACGAGTCTGATGATAAAGCAAAGACTGGTGATTTATTAGAAGGGCAGCGGAAGTATAATTTTGCTGTACACTCTATCCAGGAAAAGGTAATCTTTATTTCCCGATAATATTTTAGACTGGAGACTTTTTATTACGCATCAAGTCCATCTGGAAGGTCTTTCGTGTGTTTCCTCCTGGGCATGTGTGATTGTCAGAGTTTCACTGGGATTCAGCTGCTGAAACCTAATATTAAAGTTCTCATACACTCATAGGCATCTCATATGTCTTGTCGACAAATGAGGTCTATATGCTTAATATTTGGGATAATAAGGATGTAAGGAAAAAGGACGTCATTAGACTTAAACAGGAAAGGAAAGGCAAGAAAGCAAATATCTTGCCCTTTTTCTGCGATTGCTCTCCATAAATCCTGTACTTGTGTAGGAAACTTTGCAACGATATTAGTCTGACTCTGTGTCTATTATGCAAGTTGTTTTGTAAAAGGGGTATGGAAGGAAGTGGGTTTTTTCATGTTCTCTTTAATCATATTCTTAGATTAAATGAGTATCACACGCATTAGGTTATTGATGATATTATTCACCTTCCCTCTACTCCTTTTCTGTGCCAACACACCTTATGTATAGGATATTTAAATTGGGGTTGTGGTGCTACTCCTTCTCTATGCAAAGTTGCCAACACACTCTTCGATGTTAAATTTTGCAGTTCATATCCCCTCGATATTTTTATATGTTGATCTAACCAGACAATAATTCTTTTAGGTGATGGAGCAACCTTCCATGCTTCAAGGTGGAGAGTTAAGAACATACCAGATTGAGGGGCTTCAGTGGATGTTGTCTCTATTCAATAACAATCTAAATGGAATTTTAGCTGATGAAATGGGCTTGGGAAAAACAATTCAGACTATCTCCCTGATTGCTTATCTCATGGAAAACAAAGGTGTGAATGGGCCACACTTGATTGTTGCCCCAAAAGCCGTTCTGCCAAATTGGGTTAATGAATTCACTACTTGGGCTCCTAGGTACAGATTGAATTTCCTGTTAAACAAGTAGTTTGTTAACGAAATGCTTTCGTTCTGATGGACATCTTCTGTGTATCAGCATTTCTGCAGTTCTTTATGATGGACGTTTAGATGAAAGAAAGGCCTTGAGAGAAGAGTATTCAGGAGAGGGGAAGTTCAATGTTTTGATCACCCATTATGATCTCATCATTAGAGATAAAGCATTTTTGAGGAAAATTCACTGGCTCTACCTGGTTGTTGATGAAGGACATCGACTTAAAAATTATGATTGTGTTCTTGCACGGACTCTGGTTTCAGGGTATGGTCTCTAACAACTTATAGCTATGTGTGTAGTAACTTCCACAAATGTCCAtgctgtttttttttatttatatacgtCATGTTGTCTTGGAATCATTTTTTCATCTCCCGTTTCAGCTGTTTAGTTCTGCGCATGAATTGTTTTGCAAATTACTTATGCATTGAAGTTCTATCTTATATGAGTATCAGATAATCCTCATTTGATTGTATAGCAAGGTTTGTCGATAGTACTTTGAGATTACTAAACCCTTAATGATCCTGTACTGGGTAATTGAATTGGCAGATACCGAATTCGACGGAGACTTCTTTTGACTGGAACTCCTATCCAGAATAGCTTGCAGGAACTGTGGTCCCTACTTAACTTTCTCCTTCCTAATATCTTCAATTCAGTCGATAACTTCGAGGAGTGGTTTAATGCTCCCTTCGCCGACAAATGTGATGTCAGCTTAACAGATGAAGAACAGCTGCTAGTCATCCGACGTTTGCACCATGTATATGCCTCTCCTAATATACTCATTACTCACCTTCTTTTATTAGTTCTTATATCCCTCTTGAATTTCTGCAGGTCATTAGGCCATTCATTTTGAGGAGGAGGAAGGATGAGGTCGAAAAGTACCTACCTAGTAAAACTCAGGTCATACTTAAGTGTGACTTGTCCGCATGGCAGAAGGCCTATTACAAGCAAGTGACCGAACAGGGAAGAGTTGGTCTTTCTCATGGTAAGGGTCTCTTACCTAAAGATCTGGCTGCTCTTGTTCTGGGGCGGAGCCACATATAACTCCTGCCACCCCCAACCTATGTGATGTTCTTATTGGTTTTCTCTTGGTGCTTGCTTTCTTTTCTTTCCCAGCATAACAAACATCACTAACGACAAATGTTTCTTATAATATGAAAACACAGGTAGTGGTCGCTCCAAAAGCCTTCAGAATCTGACAATGCAGCTCCGGAAATGTTGTAACCATCCATACCTGTTTATTAGAAGTATGTTGGAACGGAATAAAACtggtagtataatttttaaagtataattttattaaaagtgATAGTGTGGCAATGGTTTTTCTACTTTTCAAAGTTTGTGTTGATTACAAATTAATATGCATATGTGATATTAGAGGAATTATCGAGTCAAAATCGAAGGTGGAATAAACCTATATAAGTTCATTATTATTCACATGTTATATTGataaatacaataaatatgTAAAGGATATTTCTATGTTCTCTAGTAACGGTTGATAATTTTCTAGGCCTAGAAGGTACTATGGAAGAGCATGTTCActttaattcaattatcaatATGGATAGATAATATAGTCAATATGAGTATATATTATTGCGCGTACTATAAAGTCAAGAATGGCTTAAATTATTTACACTAATAATCGTACAATAGAGTTCTCCATGATTAATCTAATTTCAAacttatttgattattaaaaatctaaattacaTGGAGTAATAATCAAAGGCAAGATTTATTGTTTTATATATGTCTTTAAAGAGTTAAGGGCGgaaatgaatgaattaaatagtCTCTCTCTGacttttatgtattttataaatttgattatagtAATTGGTCGcaacaagaaaaaaattatCTGCAATACAATAATTATTGAACTTTTTCCCACTCTATATTaggattatattttaatttaatagaaACCATCAATTAATGGTAGTCAAAATCCATTTTGGATGACAATTATAAAGAAGTAGACATCACAGCCCACAAGCTTTGAAAGGTCTTATTACGAAAATGGGCATTTAGGTAGTAGCATCAAAATCGAAATTTA
It contains:
- the LOC121783703 gene encoding probable ATP-dependent DNA helicase CHR12 translates to MVAQVAEPQPSAPQQFQADVDPPPEPPLASAKTLICALNFISRNLPLPQHVYDAVSSICEAEAAPQSPADGADRDVGADTSNGSTSPLPKEKLGLSTYNELMLDFEDAVSNQRSACLPSSKLSDLKETRFQSQVKHRLAELEELPTSRGEDLQSRCLLELYGLKLAELQSKVRSEVSSEYWLRLHCANPDKQLFDSGMMRLRRPLFGIGDAFSMETDDPLKKKREAERFSRFEEEEKNRIETRKRKFFADLLNAARELQLQVQAAQKRRKQRNDGVQAWHGRLRQRATRAEKLRFQALKADDQEAYMKMVEESKNERLTMLLGKTNDLLVRLGAAVQREKNATYDSIEPLEGSDADLPELSASRTDTPAQSIPEEDEEIDDESDDKAKTGDLLEGQRKYNFAVHSIQEKVMEQPSMLQGGELRTYQIEGLQWMLSLFNNNLNGILADEMGLGKTIQTISLIAYLMENKGVNGPHLIVAPKAVLPNWVNEFTTWAPSISAVLYDGRLDERKALREEYSGEGKFNVLITHYDLIIRDKAFLRKIHWLYLVVDEGHRLKNYDCVLARTLVSGYRIRRRLLLTGTPIQNSLQELWSLLNFLLPNIFNSVDNFEEWFNAPFADKCDVSLTDEEQLLVIRRLHHVIRPFILRRRKDEVEKYLPSKTQVILKCDLSAWQKAYYKQVTEQGRVGLSHGSGRSKSLQNLTMQLRKCCNHPYLFIRSMLERNKTGSIIFKV